From Bombus huntii isolate Logan2020A chromosome 4, iyBomHunt1.1, whole genome shotgun sequence, one genomic window encodes:
- the LOC126864509 gene encoding uncharacterized protein LOC126864509, producing MITTTTSTRSITATDTTDTTIANTITIRTTTAATVITIKTITTTANGAVITTTTTTTTATIPVVESTIIRTARAAITTANSSGTTITTIATNHITAATTVIAMKTITTATNAEVTIINTTPSMTNPAPAAAAAAAAAAAAAIATTSATPTTVPANPSIVIITAVPAAYVLNTTISIMPTTTAAGTASILIDTTVASAASAVTITAPAAASVCRCCCGCSCCY from the coding sequence atgattactactactacaagTACTAGAAGTATTACCGCTACTGATACTACTGATACTACTATCGCCAACACCATCACCATCCGTACTACTACTGCTGCTACTGTTATTACTATCAAAACTATTACTACTACTGCGAACGGTGCTgttattactactactactactactactactgcgACTATTCCTGTTGTTGAATCTACTATTATTAGAACTGCTCGTGCTGCTATTACTACTGCTAATTCTTCTGGTACTACTATCACCACTATTGCTACCAACCATATTACTGCTGCTACTACTGTTATTGCTATGAAAACTATTACTACTGCTACGAACGCTGAAGTTACTATTATTAATACTACTCCTTCTATGACTAATCCTGCtcctgctgctgctgctgctgctgctgctgctgctgctgctgctatTGCTACTACGAGTGCTACTCCTACGACTGTTCCTGCAAATCCTtctattgttattattacgGCTGTTCCTGCTGCTTATGTTCTTAATACCACTATTTCCATTATGCCTACTACGACTGCTGCTGGTACTGCCTCTATCCTTATTGATACCACTGTTGCTTCTGCTGCTTCTGCCGTTACTATTACTGCTCCTGCTGCCGCATCCGTTTGCCGCTGCTGCTGCGGTTGCAGCTGCTGCTACTAG